In uncultured Desulfobacter sp., one DNA window encodes the following:
- the menB gene encoding 1,4-dihydroxy-2-naphthoyl-CoA synthase, translated as MTTKRQWEPIKEFEDIFFEYYEGIGKITINRERYRNAFRPTTVHEISESLRICREDKRINVIVLTGAGDTAFCAGGDQNVKGEGGYIDKDGTPRLNILEVQKQIRSMPKPVIAMVNGFAIGGGHVLHVVCDITIASENAIFGQTGPKVGSFDAGLGSSYLASTIGQKKAREIWFMCRQYSAAEALEMGLVNQVVPLEQLEDETVAWAMKMQEHSPLALRMIKLGLNAELDGQLGLQEFAGNATLLYYLTQEAQEGKNAFLEKRKPDFNKFPKFP; from the coding sequence ATGACAACAAAACGCCAGTGGGAACCCATCAAAGAGTTTGAAGATATTTTTTTTGAATATTACGAGGGAATCGGCAAGATTACCATCAACCGTGAACGCTACCGTAACGCCTTTCGGCCCACCACCGTCCATGAAATCAGCGAATCTTTGCGCATCTGCCGGGAGGATAAGCGTATCAATGTGATTGTTTTGACCGGGGCCGGGGACACCGCTTTTTGTGCCGGCGGCGATCAGAATGTGAAAGGGGAGGGCGGTTACATCGACAAAGACGGCACACCACGGTTGAATATCCTGGAAGTTCAGAAACAGATTCGGTCTATGCCTAAGCCCGTGATTGCCATGGTCAACGGGTTTGCCATCGGCGGTGGTCATGTGCTGCATGTGGTGTGCGATATCACCATCGCCAGTGAAAATGCCATCTTTGGTCAGACCGGTCCCAAGGTGGGCAGTTTTGATGCCGGATTGGGCTCATCCTATCTGGCCAGCACCATCGGCCAGAAAAAGGCCCGTGAGATCTGGTTTATGTGTCGTCAATATTCGGCTGCCGAGGCCTTGGAAATGGGGCTGGTTAATCAGGTGGTCCCCCTGGAGCAGCTTGAGGATGAGACCGTGGCCTGGGCCATGAAGATGCAGGAACACAGTCCTTTGGCCCTGCGCATGATCAAACTGGGGCTCAATGCTGAGCTTGACGGGCAGTTGGGACTTCAGGAGTTTGCTGGTAACGCCACGCTGTTGTATTACCTGACCCAGGAGGCCCAGGAAGGTAAAAACGCATTTTTGGAAAAACGCAAACCAGATTTTAATAAATTTCCGAAATTTCCATGA
- a CDS encoding chorismate-binding protein, whose product MAAYTAAAGEKLKDRMNRVTQFSCLIDTLIEKNSAFAGWFQPSSDSPQLIAGSKENIVFPEKIEQLSRVRGFVFAPFEISDQVPVIVLQPAIHLKGYDQILSFDPKSQTADPLRQDVKAPCISTNYDDYLVCVNQAIKQIHTAKFSKVIVSRRICKEKKNESIGRLFLKMHDANPGVFVFVVNLPKAGLWMGATPELLFRSDGRHAQTVSLAATQPRRPDGQYCWFTKEIEEQAFVSRYTVDVLHRFGFSAYQTKGPQDLETATVAHLKTSFFFSGEHIEDRLGEFVAQLCPTPAVCGLPKVDAARFIRNFEPHERRYYTGFLGPWRLEQSGTDVYVNLRSMEIEDTQYVLYTGGGITSRSNPEQEWEETTQKSRTLLNAIEDLQEQV is encoded by the coding sequence ATGGCCGCATATACAGCCGCTGCTGGTGAGAAATTGAAGGATAGGATGAACCGCGTTACCCAATTTAGTTGTCTGATTGATACTCTGATAGAAAAAAATAGTGCATTTGCCGGCTGGTTCCAACCGTCCAGTGACAGCCCACAACTGATTGCAGGATCAAAGGAGAATATTGTATTCCCGGAGAAGATAGAGCAGTTAAGCCGGGTCCGGGGGTTTGTGTTTGCCCCGTTTGAGATATCGGATCAAGTTCCAGTGATCGTTTTGCAGCCGGCCATACATCTTAAAGGTTACGATCAAATCCTTTCGTTTGATCCGAAAAGCCAGACTGCTGACCCTTTGCGGCAGGATGTAAAAGCACCGTGCATCTCAACAAATTATGATGATTACCTGGTTTGCGTCAACCAGGCCATTAAACAGATCCACACGGCAAAGTTTTCCAAGGTCATTGTCTCCAGGCGCATTTGCAAGGAGAAAAAAAATGAATCCATTGGCCGGTTGTTTCTTAAAATGCATGATGCAAATCCTGGGGTGTTCGTATTTGTGGTAAATCTGCCCAAAGCCGGGCTTTGGATGGGTGCCACCCCTGAACTGTTGTTTCGTTCCGATGGGCGCCATGCCCAGACTGTATCCCTGGCAGCCACCCAACCCCGGCGACCCGATGGCCAATACTGCTGGTTTACCAAGGAAATTGAAGAGCAGGCCTTTGTTTCCAGGTATACAGTGGATGTGCTTCACCGGTTTGGATTCTCCGCTTATCAGACAAAGGGTCCTCAGGACCTTGAAACCGCCACTGTGGCGCATTTGAAGACCTCCTTCTTTTTTTCCGGGGAGCATATTGAAGATCGGCTTGGCGAATTTGTTGCGCAGCTTTGCCCGACGCCCGCGGTTTGCGGTTTGCCCAAGGTTGACGCTGCCCGTTTTATCCGGAACTTTGAACCTCATGAAAGACGCTATTATACCGGTTTCCTTGGGCCCTGGCGCCTTGAACAAAGCGGCACCGACGTTTATGTAAATCTGCGCAGCATGGAAATTGAGGATACCCAGTATGTCCTCTACACCGGTGGGGGGATCACAAGTCGGTCCAACCCGGAACAGGAGTGGGAAGAGACCACACAAAAATCCAGAACACTTTTAAATGCCATTGAGGACTTGCAGGAACAGGTATGA
- the menD gene encoding 2-succinyl-5-enolpyruvyl-6-hydroxy-3-cyclohexene-1-carboxylic-acid synthase, translated as MMISTKRHVQQLASLFLSRNITDILLCPGSRNGPLIHTLAGSGQFDCRVIVDERSAGYFALGVAQAKEKPVVIVCSSGTSAVNFAPAVAEAYYQKIPLIVVTADRPAYWIDQLENQCIRQTDLYRNFIRQSCSLPLEESECQLWSGAYLINDILNTAVSHRPGPVHINIPLEEPLHRTVDVPLPDVKLIGASDRRINFDEQALADSVEDIDRADKVLVLAGQSFAGAALNSALALFVAKTGALVVAEHLANLHIPSDCFCTRPELILGSISQADAAVFQPDLLITFGRHFVSKRIRQYLRAYKPDKHIHVDADGGHMDTYQALTRVCAMTPEQFFEQTAGMQTHKPSGDYAGAWKDREKSVFQIYERYLDQAPFSDFTACADALRAVPEDSVIHLGNSSTVRYAVLNSGIKGVAWLGNRGTSGIDGSVSTAVGYASCTSKINTLILGDLSFFYDSNGLWNKYLGDNLRIILLNNGGGNIFSFVEDLAGRTGEDNQRVFQNCFFAGHNTKAKGLASTFGLDYLQADSGVQLDKALEKLYNPDRTVPTLLEVFTDAQINTNVFKGLFREIKKVLTINVE; from the coding sequence ATGATGATTTCAACAAAGCGGCATGTCCAGCAGCTGGCCTCTCTGTTTTTGAGCAGAAATATTACCGACATATTGCTGTGCCCCGGTTCCAGGAATGGCCCTTTAATCCACACCTTGGCTGGGAGCGGACAATTTGACTGCAGGGTGATTGTGGATGAGCGCAGTGCCGGTTATTTTGCCCTGGGGGTTGCCCAGGCAAAAGAAAAACCGGTTGTGATTGTATGCAGTTCCGGTACGTCTGCTGTTAATTTTGCCCCGGCTGTGGCCGAAGCCTATTACCAGAAAATTCCTTTGATTGTTGTGACTGCTGACCGGCCCGCCTATTGGATCGATCAGCTGGAAAACCAATGCATCCGGCAAACGGATCTATACCGCAATTTTATCAGGCAGTCGTGTTCACTGCCCTTGGAGGAATCGGAGTGTCAGCTGTGGTCCGGGGCGTATTTGATAAACGATATACTGAATACGGCTGTGTCTCATAGGCCGGGACCTGTGCATATTAATATTCCGTTAGAAGAACCTTTGCACCGGACCGTAGATGTACCGTTGCCTGATGTTAAATTGATTGGAGCGTCGGATAGACGGATCAATTTTGATGAACAGGCGTTGGCTGACTCAGTCGAGGATATTGATCGGGCAGATAAAGTATTGGTACTGGCAGGCCAATCCTTTGCCGGTGCAGCGCTTAACAGTGCCTTGGCTCTGTTTGTGGCAAAAACCGGAGCCCTGGTTGTTGCAGAACATCTGGCCAATCTGCATATCCCTTCTGATTGCTTTTGTACTCGTCCGGAACTAATCCTTGGGTCCATATCCCAAGCAGACGCAGCCGTGTTTCAGCCTGATTTGCTGATTACCTTTGGCAGGCATTTTGTATCCAAGCGTATTCGGCAATATTTAAGAGCTTACAAACCGGACAAACACATTCATGTGGATGCCGACGGCGGGCATATGGACACCTACCAGGCGTTAACCCGAGTTTGTGCAATGACTCCGGAACAGTTTTTTGAACAGACGGCCGGCATGCAGACCCACAAACCATCCGGCGATTATGCCGGGGCCTGGAAAGATCGGGAGAAGTCGGTTTTTCAAATTTACGAACGGTATCTGGACCAGGCTCCTTTCAGCGATTTTACGGCGTGTGCCGATGCATTGAGGGCTGTGCCGGAGGATTCAGTCATACATCTGGGCAACAGCTCCACAGTAAGATATGCTGTGTTAAATTCCGGCATTAAAGGCGTAGCCTGGCTTGGTAACCGAGGAACCAGCGGCATTGATGGTTCTGTTTCAACGGCGGTGGGGTATGCATCATGCACTTCTAAAATAAATACCCTTATTTTGGGAGACCTCTCGTTTTTTTACGATTCCAATGGATTGTGGAATAAATACCTGGGGGATAACTTAAGGATTATCCTGCTCAATAATGGTGGTGGCAATATTTTCAGTTTTGTGGAAGACCTTGCAGGGCGCACAGGAGAAGATAATCAACGGGTGTTTCAAAATTGTTTTTTTGCAGGCCACAATACAAAAGCCAAAGGCCTTGCATCAACATTCGGCCTTGACTATCTCCAAGCAGATTCAGGTGTCCAGTTGGACAAGGCACTTGAAAAACTTTATAATCCTGACCGGACTGTCCCCACCCTTTTAGAGGTGTTTACGGATGCCCAAATCAACACAAACGTATTTAAGGGCCTGTTTAGAGAAATTAAAAAAGTACTAACCATAAACGTGGAGTGA
- a CDS encoding protein kinase has product MGKSSIQDISNFYAIDSGDIIHLNGQTYKVIGHAKEQRFGIEDPKFWVKKVINQKTKDIQYLKFAFFESFQITIGEVKIDCFRSPEKEGKILDLVAGHSLFMQGKAIIDEKGNNIRVLEVVRGTNFLQYLGKFSDMPYETYFRTILPGILRNLSMAFGAISFLHRNGFKHGDIRNDHLFVERATGNYVWIDFDYDYETTENPFSLDIFGLGNLLTYTIGKGFHTVYMIKNNPKTYGNLIERLTDADFSILDQRRLVNLKKLYPVIPSTMNNILMHFSKQTEIFYEMVDEIIEDIDRCVQAFDEI; this is encoded by the coding sequence ATGGGAAAATCATCCATCCAGGATATCAGTAATTTTTATGCCATAGACAGCGGGGATATCATCCATCTGAACGGCCAGACCTATAAAGTGATCGGCCATGCCAAGGAGCAGCGCTTCGGCATTGAAGATCCAAAGTTCTGGGTAAAGAAGGTAATTAATCAGAAAACAAAGGATATTCAATATCTCAAATTTGCCTTTTTTGAATCCTTCCAAATAACTATTGGCGAGGTAAAAATAGATTGTTTTCGAAGTCCTGAAAAAGAAGGCAAAATTCTTGATCTGGTGGCTGGGCACTCTCTTTTTATGCAGGGCAAAGCCATTATCGATGAAAAGGGTAATAATATTCGGGTTCTTGAGGTGGTCCGGGGGACAAATTTTTTGCAATATCTTGGCAAGTTCAGTGATATGCCTTACGAGACTTATTTTAGAACCATACTTCCTGGGATACTTCGAAATCTGTCAATGGCTTTTGGGGCAATTAGTTTTTTGCATAGAAACGGATTCAAGCACGGGGACATCAGAAACGATCACCTCTTTGTGGAAAGGGCAACGGGCAATTATGTCTGGATCGATTTTGACTACGATTACGAGACAACTGAAAATCCTTTCAGTCTGGATATATTCGGGCTCGGCAATCTCTTGACTTACACCATTGGTAAGGGGTTTCATACGGTTTACATGATTAAAAACAACCCGAAAACCTATGGCAATCTGATTGAACGGTTAACCGACGCTGATTTTTCCATACTGGATCAAAGGCGGCTGGTAAATCTTAAGAAATTGTATCCGGTTATTCCAAGCACGATGAATAATATTTTAATGCATTTTTCAAAACAAACTGAAATTTTCTACGAGATGGTCGACGAAATCATTGAGGATATTGACAGGTGTGTCCAAGCCTTTGATGAAATATAG
- a CDS encoding o-succinylbenzoate synthase: MKVRVIEHDLQFKRPAGTSRGVLNHRRVWYIVLEKEGRVGVGECAPLPGLSDETIPEVEQALEALTSDPAGFCVRAARQSIPASVQFAVETALRDMEETGKQILFPSSFTRGDKGIPINGLIWMGELSFMKEQVRQKLDLGWRCIKLKIGALQFEDELAILKGIRAEYSADDVILRVDANGGFSSDEVLERLGQLAELDIHSIEQPIAKGQWPQMAELCRQSPLDIALDEELIGITALEDKTCLLNSLAPHYLVLKPSLHGGMNGCDEWIELADARGIDWWITSYLESNLGLNAIAQWAFLKQPCLHQGLGTGQLFTNNMDSPLEIRGEELFFDPDKRFVFPGIF; the protein is encoded by the coding sequence ATGAAAGTACGCGTTATTGAACATGATTTACAGTTTAAACGGCCGGCAGGGACATCCCGGGGGGTGCTGAACCACCGCCGGGTTTGGTATATTGTCTTGGAAAAAGAGGGCCGGGTCGGGGTGGGGGAGTGCGCGCCTTTACCGGGGTTGAGTGATGAGACCATCCCTGAGGTGGAACAGGCACTGGAGGCCCTGACTTCAGATCCGGCCGGCTTTTGTGTCCGGGCAGCTCGGCAAAGTATACCCGCTTCAGTTCAGTTCGCCGTGGAAACTGCACTTAGGGATATGGAAGAGACCGGCAAACAGATCCTGTTTCCGTCCAGCTTCACCCGGGGCGACAAAGGCATCCCCATCAACGGACTGATCTGGATGGGGGAGCTGTCGTTCATGAAAGAACAGGTGCGTCAGAAACTGGATCTGGGGTGGCGGTGCATTAAGCTTAAAATCGGGGCGCTTCAGTTTGAAGATGAGTTGGCCATCCTTAAAGGCATCCGGGCCGAATACAGTGCCGACGACGTCATTTTACGGGTGGATGCCAATGGCGGATTTTCTTCAGATGAGGTTTTGGAGCGGCTTGGACAACTGGCAGAGCTTGATATTCACTCTATTGAACAGCCCATCGCCAAAGGGCAGTGGCCTCAAATGGCCGAATTGTGCAGGCAGTCACCTTTGGACATTGCCCTAGATGAGGAACTCATTGGGATCACAGCGCTTGAAGACAAAACTTGCCTACTCAACTCCCTTGCCCCCCATTACCTGGTTCTAAAGCCCAGTTTGCACGGCGGGATGAACGGGTGTGACGAATGGATTGAACTGGCTGATGCCCGAGGGATAGACTGGTGGATCACCTCTTATCTTGAATCCAACCTGGGGTTGAATGCCATTGCCCAATGGGCGTTTTTAAAACAGCCTTGCCTGCACCAGGGGCTTGGGACGGGGCAGTTATTTACCAATAATATGGATTCCCCCTTAGAAATTCGTGGGGAAGAGCTGTTTTTTGATCCGGATAAGCGGTTTGTTTTTCCAGGGATTTTTTAA
- a CDS encoding AAA family ATPase, producing the protein MKLRKALERAKSQRQESIGSEAGEETDSRTTQKNGWSPPVYSRSRPCRINSEVAERYRSVCLNPSAAEIEQYKILRTHIKNRSASKPIKTVMVTSAWSEEGKTVTCINLGLVFSRSMNQTVLLVDCDLKGQDIHRYLGVESQNSLIDYFLDDMPLDDLIVWPGVDKLTLISGSRTIMDSSELLSSPLMAKLVKEMSERYDDRYVFFDAPPVLERSEAISLAPLMDGVIMVVEAGKTSKKDIIKAANLLPKENFLGFVLNKQK; encoded by the coding sequence ATGAAATTGCGAAAAGCCCTTGAAAGGGCAAAAAGTCAACGACAGGAAAGCATAGGATCAGAGGCAGGAGAGGAGACCGATAGCCGGACGACCCAAAAAAACGGATGGTCCCCCCCGGTCTATTCCCGGTCGCGGCCTTGCCGGATTAATTCCGAGGTGGCTGAACGTTATCGAAGCGTCTGTCTGAATCCCAGTGCGGCAGAAATTGAGCAGTACAAGATCTTGAGAACTCATATCAAGAACCGATCTGCCAGCAAGCCCATCAAGACCGTTATGGTCACCAGTGCATGGTCCGAAGAGGGAAAAACCGTGACCTGTATCAACCTGGGTCTGGTGTTTTCCCGGTCTATGAATCAGACTGTGCTTTTAGTGGACTGCGACCTCAAAGGGCAGGACATCCACCGGTACTTAGGCGTGGAAAGCCAGAACAGCCTGATAGATTATTTCCTGGATGATATGCCCTTAGATGATTTGATTGTCTGGCCTGGAGTGGATAAATTGACCCTGATTTCAGGCAGCCGGACCATCATGGATTCATCAGAGCTTTTATCCTCTCCTCTTATGGCAAAGCTGGTCAAGGAAATGAGTGAACGGTATGATGACCGATATGTGTTTTTTGATGCCCCCCCGGTTCTGGAGCGCTCCGAGGCAATTTCTTTGGCCCCGCTCATGGATGGTGTAATAATGGTGGTGGAAGCCGGGAAAACATCAAAGAAGGATATTATAAAGGCGGCAAATCTTCTGCCCAAAGAAAATTTTCTTGGCTTCGTTCTGAATAAACAGAAATAG
- a CDS encoding AAA family ATPase: MYTKFFNLKEKPFNLVPNPNYLYASTRHQNALSFLEYGLSEKIGFVMLTGEIGIGKTTLIRHLLNKIDKDMDVGVVFNTNVVSNDLIYLILNEFEVPYEDGISKAKALDIFYRFLIEKYAKGRNVLLVIDEAQNLSHEVLEEVRMLSNLQTDEELLIQIMIVGQPNLREMIENPKLEQFAQRISVSYHLAAMDIEETKAYIAHRISKAGGDPCLFPSDVVKKIHEISGGIPRTINLLCDAVLVYAYADNKQAITLGVLDQVVEEKGGLGIFTKERQKTTALVSEIESVPDDGGLLNRVVNLEQRVERLAESVDKELSRVSAKSERSRDELIDQLKTQLQQERVRYKNLVRQYKKICSEKIPIDEARHKNLAQQFGTTVYENKW, encoded by the coding sequence ATGTATACAAAGTTTTTTAATCTGAAAGAAAAGCCATTTAACCTGGTGCCCAATCCCAATTATCTCTATGCCAGTACCAGGCATCAGAATGCCTTGTCCTTTCTGGAGTATGGGCTGTCGGAGAAAATTGGGTTTGTCATGCTCACTGGAGAAATCGGTATCGGCAAAACCACATTGATACGCCATTTACTTAACAAGATCGATAAGGATATGGATGTAGGCGTTGTTTTCAACACCAATGTGGTTTCCAATGACCTGATTTATCTCATCCTCAATGAGTTTGAAGTGCCTTATGAGGATGGGATCAGTAAAGCCAAAGCTCTGGATATATTTTATCGGTTTTTAATTGAAAAATATGCGAAAGGCCGCAATGTTCTGCTCGTCATTGATGAGGCCCAGAATCTGTCCCATGAGGTGCTCGAAGAGGTCCGTATGTTGTCCAATCTCCAGACCGACGAGGAACTTTTGATTCAAATCATGATCGTGGGGCAGCCCAATCTTCGTGAAATGATTGAAAATCCTAAGCTGGAGCAGTTTGCCCAACGAATATCGGTCAGCTATCATCTGGCAGCGATGGACATCGAGGAGACCAAAGCCTATATTGCTCACCGGATTTCCAAAGCCGGTGGTGATCCCTGCCTCTTTCCTTCCGATGTTGTAAAGAAAATCCATGAGATTTCAGGGGGGATTCCCCGGACAATTAACCTTTTATGCGACGCTGTTCTGGTCTACGCCTATGCTGATAATAAACAAGCTATTACCCTGGGGGTGCTCGACCAGGTGGTTGAGGAAAAGGGGGGGCTTGGAATTTTTACCAAAGAGCGGCAAAAAACTACGGCCCTGGTGTCTGAAATTGAATCTGTACCGGATGATGGTGGGTTGCTGAATCGGGTTGTGAATCTGGAGCAGCGTGTGGAACGTCTTGCTGAATCCGTTGATAAGGAATTAAGCCGTGTATCGGCCAAGTCTGAACGTTCAAGAGATGAGCTTATCGATCAATTGAAAACACAACTTCAGCAAGAACGAGTCCGGTATAAAAATTTGGTGCGGCAATATAAGAAAATATGTAGTGAAAAAATACCAATAGACGAAGCCCGGCATAAAAATTTGGCACAACAATTCGGCACAACGGTATATGAAAATAAGTGGTGA
- a CDS encoding universal stress protein, translating into MKQSILIAVNDSFSSKATLEYFSTLKFCPDSIDVTLIHVFRKPAAGDELMGKSFMEAQPERYLSILEKAKLGLVERTGIPKENIQVKIVNEPCETVADGIIEEFKKGGHSMIVIGRRKKSKAEEFVKGDLCIKLVRELEGAAILAVKTH; encoded by the coding sequence ATGAAGCAATCCATACTCATAGCCGTAAACGATTCATTCAGTTCAAAAGCTACATTGGAATATTTTTCAACCCTTAAATTTTGTCCTGACAGCATTGATGTGACATTGATTCATGTGTTCAGAAAACCCGCTGCCGGTGATGAACTCATGGGTAAAAGCTTTATGGAAGCCCAGCCGGAACGATATCTGTCTATTCTTGAAAAGGCAAAACTGGGTCTGGTGGAAAGAACAGGAATACCCAAAGAAAATATTCAGGTTAAAATCGTAAATGAACCTTGCGAGACAGTTGCGGACGGGATCATTGAGGAGTTTAAAAAAGGGGGCCACTCCATGATTGTCATCGGCCGGAGGAAAAAGTCCAAGGCTGAAGAATTTGTCAAAGGCGACCTTTGCATTAAACTGGTCCGTGAGCTGGAGGGGGCCGCCATTCTGGCCGTAAAAACCCATTAA
- the ybaK gene encoding Cys-tRNA(Pro) deacylase, translating to MTPAINTVRKAKVDFKIHEYSHDPRADSYGQEAAEKLGVSPDQLFKTLVVSMNGKELGVAVLPVSCQLNLKMFAKAMGVKKAAMADKKLVEKTTGYILGGVSPIGQKKRLPTVVHDTAKDFKTIFVSAGKRGLDIELTAGDLIKLTKGKFDRICE from the coding sequence ATGACACCAGCTATTAATACAGTCAGAAAAGCAAAAGTTGATTTTAAAATTCATGAATACAGCCACGACCCCAGGGCCGACTCATATGGGCAGGAGGCGGCTGAAAAACTTGGCGTCAGTCCGGATCAGCTTTTTAAGACCCTTGTGGTGTCAATGAACGGAAAGGAACTTGGTGTTGCCGTATTGCCTGTGTCCTGCCAATTGAACTTAAAAATGTTTGCCAAGGCCATGGGCGTTAAAAAGGCCGCCATGGCAGATAAAAAGTTGGTGGAAAAGACCACCGGTTATATCCTGGGGGGAGTCAGCCCTATCGGGCAGAAAAAGAGACTGCCAACGGTGGTTCATGACACGGCAAAGGATTTTAAGACCATTTTTGTCAGTGCCGGCAAACGTGGGCTTGACATTGAATTGACAGCGGGCGACCTGATTAAACTAACCAAGGGGAAATTTGACCGTATCTGCGAATAA
- a CDS encoding AMP-binding protein, producing the protein MNIFPETLSINGVVHQVATLLRSGRQVFPRGIESDVIDFLAQWYGPQTFITAHTSGSTGPPKPIFLEKKFVAQSAMRTLEFFELKSGHRILLCLPLRYIAGKLMVIRALLGGLDLCTAEPTDDFGFLARCQSDPFRFAAMVPNQVIKLLKDSKRFDGLNSLLIGGSALPSRLETELGNVSTACFASYGMTETATHIALRRINGQNASAGFHCLKGIQVGLSEMGCLTIDMPGLDAPSLVTNDLAELDGNKTFKILGRADNVIISGGIKYFPEIIEKKLEDSITYPFFIGALPDKILGHRIVLVIEARPNEYIKKELTAFFTQRLDRYERPKDIVFKDIFKRTESGKIIRQF; encoded by the coding sequence GTGAACATTTTTCCAGAGACTTTGAGTATCAACGGCGTCGTGCACCAGGTGGCAACGCTTTTGCGATCAGGGCGTCAAGTCTTCCCCCGGGGCATTGAATCCGATGTCATTGATTTTCTGGCCCAATGGTATGGGCCGCAAACCTTCATCACCGCGCACACTTCGGGCAGCACAGGTCCGCCCAAGCCCATTTTCCTGGAGAAAAAGTTTGTCGCCCAAAGCGCCATGCGTACCCTTGAATTTTTTGAACTGAAATCCGGGCATCGTATTCTTTTATGCCTACCCCTAAGGTATATTGCAGGGAAACTTATGGTGATCAGAGCGCTTTTGGGCGGACTGGATCTATGTACCGCGGAACCAACCGATGATTTCGGCTTCCTGGCCCGGTGTCAATCCGATCCCTTCCGTTTTGCCGCCATGGTCCCCAATCAGGTGATAAAATTGCTGAAGGATTCAAAACGGTTTGACGGTTTGAATAGTTTACTGATCGGTGGTTCTGCGTTGCCGTCACGGCTTGAAACCGAACTTGGGAATGTGTCCACGGCCTGTTTCGCAAGTTACGGTATGACGGAAACCGCCACACACATTGCCCTTCGCCGGATAAACGGTCAAAACGCGTCCGCCGGCTTTCATTGTCTTAAAGGGATTCAGGTGGGGCTGTCTGAAATGGGATGTCTGACTATTGACATGCCGGGCCTGGATGCACCAAGTCTTGTGACCAACGACCTAGCTGAGCTTGATGGCAATAAAACATTCAAAATACTGGGGCGGGCCGATAATGTGATCATCTCCGGCGGTATAAAGTATTTTCCCGAAATTATAGAAAAAAAATTGGAAGATTCGATTACATATCCGTTTTTCATCGGGGCTTTGCCTGATAAAATCCTTGGCCACAGAATTGTCCTGGTAATTGAGGCCCGGCCGAATGAATACATTAAGAAAGAGTTGACAGCCTTTTTTACCCAAAGATTGGACCGCTACGAGAGGCCAAAGGATATTGTGTTTAAAGATATATTTAAGCGCACTGAATCAGGAAAAATCATACGACAGTTTTGA
- a CDS encoding GAF domain-containing protein — MTNALERKFNLEQFRSISHAISTYDDPKLLLAHITEGIALTFKIKGCCTLVLDEKENQLFMVSSYGISQEYLEKGPIFIDEKDSALIKGEPVFIQDMQTDPRVQYPKQAADENIASMLSIPIKFRHTVTGVVRMYHNKVIAIGEEDMESLSVLFEHLGVVIENNGLKNVIDQFKVAMSNLPHRLLD, encoded by the coding sequence ATGACCAACGCATTGGAACGCAAGTTCAATCTGGAGCAATTCAGGTCCATAAGCCATGCAATTTCAACCTATGACGATCCGAAGCTTTTGTTGGCACATATCACAGAAGGGATCGCTTTAACATTTAAAATCAAAGGCTGTTGCACCCTTGTTTTGGATGAAAAGGAAAATCAGCTCTTTATGGTGAGCAGTTACGGTATCAGCCAGGAATATTTGGAAAAAGGCCCTATCTTTATTGATGAAAAAGACTCCGCCCTTATCAAGGGAGAGCCTGTTTTTATTCAAGACATGCAGACCGATCCCAGGGTCCAGTACCCAAAGCAGGCGGCAGATGAAAATATCGCATCCATGCTCTCCATACCTATTAAATTCAGGCATACGGTGACAGGGGTTGTGCGCATGTATCATAATAAAGTGATTGCTATCGGTGAAGAGGACATGGAATCTTTGTCTGTATTGTTTGAGCATCTTGGGGTCGTGATTGAAAACAACGGCCTTAAAAATGTGATTGATCAGTTTAAGGTGGCTATGAGCAATTTGCCCCATAGACTCCTTGATTAA